The following proteins are co-located in the Leptospira weilii genome:
- a CDS encoding glycosyl transferase family 28, whose protein sequence is MVIAFRVDGGTRPDIAMGHIYRSCLIADQLKAKYKIIFISEDQEDFRPGHQEIRKRGYDLYLIQDNRVDFLLNEINPAFAVIDLYEYSKSILEPFVFKKVPILTFDHFDDSKLLSHFPINPVLIDRRGKYDGLKYTVIPNPLRFTKKKTVQEIFLSFGGYDFGRISKRVLQILSKVVGDFKINLVIGSSFPKDDILEFIKKDSRVRLFENPKNFNEILAGSDIAVVAGGLTFFQSLSEGIPCIVICQYKHQKETAQAIGNSEMFKLLGVFDEIEDRDIQSSLEELIKDSRKREQYSLAGVRLVDGLGLNRVINIIESVVNK, encoded by the coding sequence ATGGTAATTGCATTTCGGGTGGATGGAGGGACTAGACCGGATATAGCAATGGGGCATATTTATAGGTCGTGTTTGATCGCAGATCAACTGAAAGCTAAATATAAAATTATATTTATATCTGAGGATCAGGAAGATTTTCGTCCAGGCCATCAGGAAATTCGAAAGCGTGGATATGATCTCTATTTAATTCAGGATAATCGAGTCGATTTTTTATTAAATGAGATTAATCCTGCTTTTGCGGTAATAGATTTATACGAATATTCTAAATCCATTTTGGAGCCGTTTGTTTTTAAGAAGGTTCCGATTTTAACTTTTGATCATTTTGACGACTCAAAACTGTTGTCTCATTTTCCAATCAATCCCGTGCTCATTGATCGAAGAGGGAAATACGATGGTTTGAAATATACGGTTATTCCAAATCCATTGAGATTTACCAAAAAAAAAACTGTCCAGGAAATATTTTTATCCTTTGGAGGATACGATTTTGGAAGAATTTCCAAACGAGTTCTTCAAATTTTATCCAAAGTTGTGGGTGACTTTAAAATTAATTTAGTGATAGGTTCCTCTTTTCCAAAAGATGATATTCTAGAGTTTATAAAAAAAGATTCTCGCGTTCGACTTTTTGAAAACCCCAAAAATTTTAACGAAATCTTGGCCGGATCAGATATCGCAGTGGTTGCAGGTGGGCTGACTTTTTTTCAAAGTTTGTCAGAAGGAATTCCGTGCATTGTGATTTGTCAATATAAACATCAGAAAGAGACTGCTCAAGCAATTGGAAATTCAGAGATGTTTAAGTTACTTGGGGTTTTTGATGAAATAGAAGATAGAGATATTCAATCTTCATTAGAAGAATTGATCAAAGATTCGAGAAAAAGAGAACAATATAGTCTAGCGGGAGTTAGATTAGTCGATGGATTGGGTTTGAACAGAGTAATTAATATAATAGAATCCGTGGTAAACAAATGA
- a CDS encoding N-acetylneuraminate synthase family protein: MSQEITLGNIKIGGNNPVFIIAEAGLNHGGDLNLALRMIDEAADAKVSAIKFQAYNSEERFGENKEAISLVKPAEFGKKEFLLLKERAQKKDILFFATPFDVPNLNMLKEIGVEILKIASCDICNITLLEAAANSGLLVILSRGTASVSEIEAAVSIFKKKKSPFILLHCVSSYPMNEVDANLSAIQTLKSKYEFPIGYSDHSKGIEVPLFAVASGAEIIEKHYTVDRTLQGIDWEISAEPKELAKLVTEAERIRKILGHGKLEPQASEQEEIEYRDSLRRK, from the coding sequence ATGAGTCAAGAAATTACTTTAGGAAATATTAAAATAGGTGGTAATAATCCTGTTTTTATTATAGCAGAAGCTGGTTTGAATCATGGTGGAGATTTAAATCTTGCCTTACGAATGATTGATGAAGCGGCAGACGCAAAAGTAAGTGCGATAAAATTTCAAGCTTACAACAGTGAAGAACGATTTGGTGAAAATAAAGAAGCTATAAGCTTAGTCAAACCAGCAGAATTTGGAAAAAAAGAATTTTTATTATTAAAAGAAAGGGCACAAAAGAAAGATATTCTTTTTTTTGCTACACCATTTGATGTTCCAAATTTAAATATGCTCAAAGAAATCGGAGTTGAAATTTTAAAGATAGCTTCTTGTGATATTTGTAATATAACATTATTAGAGGCTGCTGCCAATTCAGGTTTGCTTGTAATTCTTTCGCGCGGAACGGCGTCCGTTTCTGAAATAGAAGCTGCGGTATCTATTTTTAAGAAAAAGAAATCCCCTTTTATTCTATTGCATTGCGTATCCTCTTACCCAATGAATGAAGTAGATGCAAATTTATCCGCTATTCAGACTTTAAAATCTAAATACGAATTTCCGATTGGATATTCGGATCATAGTAAGGGAATTGAAGTCCCTTTGTTTGCAGTTGCAAGCGGGGCAGAGATTATCGAAAAACATTATACTGTCGATCGAACTCTACAAGGAATCGATTGGGAAATCTCTGCGGAACCTAAGGAACTTGCTAAATTAGTTACAGAGGCAGAACGCATTCGTAAAATTCTTGGGCATGGAAAGTTAGAACCGCAAGCTTCCGAACAAGAAGAAATAGAATATAGAGATAGTCTTAGAAGAAAGTAA
- a CDS encoding aldo/keto reductase, which produces MGIEEKDYIILPKTDLKVSRLSIGTWLFGGLRWGYVDNLESEKTFLSALDLGINFIDTADAYGKGRSEEFVSRLTKNRKEHLVIGTKVGVVWNPDGTRRIDLSKRHLIEAAERSLQRLKLDKIDLYYLHEPDLITNIEETIEALQLLKAQGKIRYIGLSNFPKETVAQFNSMINVSCLQDELSLIHRDAESANLKFAKENNLGFLAYSPLSKGLLTGKFKFDSQFSSDDNRSGNEDFSGERLKENVEKVDRLSRLAKKLGHSTSAVSIAWVLGLDSVTSVVLGARTQDQLEEQMKSLEIVFELGTYQQVGQIFS; this is translated from the coding sequence TTGGGGATTGAGGAGAAGGATTATATTATTCTTCCCAAAACCGATCTCAAAGTTTCTCGATTGAGTATAGGGACCTGGCTATTTGGAGGTCTTCGTTGGGGTTATGTAGACAATCTGGAAAGTGAAAAAACTTTTTTATCCGCCCTCGATCTTGGAATTAATTTTATCGATACGGCTGACGCCTATGGAAAGGGGCGGTCAGAGGAATTTGTCTCTCGATTGACGAAAAATAGGAAAGAGCATTTAGTGATTGGGACAAAGGTAGGGGTTGTTTGGAATCCTGATGGTACAAGAAGGATCGATCTATCTAAAAGGCATCTTATCGAGGCGGCAGAAAGAAGTTTACAAAGGCTTAAATTAGACAAGATTGATTTATATTACTTACATGAGCCAGACCTAATTACAAATATAGAAGAGACGATAGAAGCGTTGCAACTATTAAAAGCTCAAGGTAAAATTCGCTATATCGGCCTTTCTAATTTTCCAAAAGAAACCGTTGCACAGTTTAATTCGATGATAAATGTTTCCTGTTTACAGGACGAGCTCAGCTTAATTCACAGAGATGCCGAATCTGCGAATCTAAAATTTGCAAAAGAAAATAATTTAGGATTTTTGGCTTATAGTCCTTTGTCAAAAGGACTCCTTACGGGAAAATTTAAATTTGATAGTCAATTTTCTTCTGACGACAACCGTTCGGGGAATGAAGACTTTTCAGGTGAAAGGTTGAAGGAAAATGTTGAGAAAGTAGATAGGCTTTCTCGACTTGCAAAAAAACTAGGACATTCTACATCAGCCGTTTCTATCGCTTGGGTTTTAGGTTTAGATTCAGTAACGTCTGTTGTCTTAGGCGCTAGAACGCAAGATCAATTAGAAGAGCAGATGAAGAGTCTTGAGATCGTTTTTGAGTTAGGGACGTATCAGCAAGTGGGTCAGATTTTTAGTTAA
- a CDS encoding SDR family oxidoreductase — MILKNFSDEFQDKLVLITGGNGQIGSELVESYLNVSAHVICLDPEQPSINYKSNRFEWIKADITNRKEIKEIFLSLVNQNKIPDILINCAGISVFTPFEDRTDEEFNEVVHVNLNGTFLLSQYAFRLWKEKGKKGIILNFGSIYGVSIADMRIYGDSGRNSPEVYAMTKAGIIHFTKYLARYAAPYGIRVNCISPGGIFANQSSDFIQNYIYKTPLGRMGNPTDLVGGVFFLTSSLSEYVTGQNLLIDGGFTIGD, encoded by the coding sequence ATGATTTTGAAAAATTTCTCTGATGAATTTCAAGATAAACTTGTTTTAATTACGGGTGGAAATGGACAGATAGGGTCGGAACTGGTCGAGTCATACTTGAACGTATCTGCTCATGTGATCTGCTTGGATCCAGAACAGCCTTCAATAAATTATAAATCAAATCGGTTCGAATGGATCAAGGCAGATATAACGAATCGTAAAGAAATAAAGGAGATTTTTTTATCCCTAGTGAATCAAAATAAAATTCCGGACATCTTAATTAATTGTGCCGGGATTTCTGTATTTACTCCTTTTGAGGATAGAACAGACGAAGAATTTAACGAAGTGGTGCATGTAAATTTGAACGGGACTTTTTTACTCTCTCAATATGCTTTCCGTCTTTGGAAAGAAAAAGGGAAGAAAGGAATCATTTTGAATTTCGGATCAATCTATGGTGTTTCGATTGCAGATATGAGAATCTACGGAGACTCCGGAAGAAATAGTCCTGAAGTGTATGCAATGACAAAAGCTGGGATTATACATTTTACGAAATACCTGGCAAGGTATGCCGCTCCTTATGGGATCAGAGTCAATTGCATTAGCCCTGGGGGAATTTTTGCAAATCAGAGTTCTGATTTTATTCAAAATTATATCTATAAAACTCCTCTTGGTAGAATGGGCAATCCAACTGATCTAGTCGGCGGTGTTTTCTTTTTAACCTCTTCTTTATCGGAATATGTAACAGGGCAGAACCTTCTCATCGACGGGGGGTTTACAATTGGGGATTGA
- a CDS encoding surface carbohydrate biosynthesis protein has translation MHNLVFNSFSSKTILIHCDHKRRDSSSSFLIAFYLRKLGYNVILGSRLTSRSLYYIFRPELVLLTHPNSLLNPKEMEEAIKYTTFVLLHPESSGMLKHAMIDHMRGGGASIGDFYSKNISKVFTWGTLLKDWITEAKLYKSEDVESIGCPRYDFYLNKDQKESQGLGMMSSFTGITTFDNRNVFQLLDQGRGLGGIIYGKKGGYEDILWTSAAFARLYLEFLDIWCFDLKLPVYLRSYTLENFNDIKYFKNKYKPYLELDKDTPFAKWLQGKNGNVFCYSSSVIESIISGVPYICVQGIIEDRLEFHQPRKELADVRGELYNYTYKPKSIEELVELAKKAYQGKLPLKASPNSSAKLKKLLSDYYGYPKEEPSSWILAKRIDALIRDKKKNNQSFNLSRFKDYARSCYNVLQHLKPKMFKTLNDYHLMPWDKKDRMYAEEHFNTLEGITKS, from the coding sequence ATGCATAATTTAGTTTTCAATTCATTCTCGTCTAAGACGATTTTGATCCATTGCGATCATAAAAGAAGAGATTCCAGTTCGAGCTTTTTAATTGCGTTTTATCTTAGAAAATTAGGATATAATGTGATTTTAGGTAGTCGATTGACCTCAAGGTCGCTGTATTATATATTTAGACCTGAATTGGTACTTTTGACCCATCCGAACAGTCTTTTAAATCCAAAGGAAATGGAGGAAGCTATAAAATACACTACGTTTGTACTCCTTCACCCGGAAAGTTCCGGCATGCTTAAGCATGCAATGATTGATCATATGCGAGGGGGTGGGGCTTCCATTGGTGATTTTTATAGTAAAAATATCAGTAAAGTTTTCACTTGGGGGACGTTATTAAAGGATTGGATTACAGAGGCAAAACTTTATAAATCAGAAGATGTGGAATCAATTGGTTGTCCTCGTTATGACTTTTATCTTAATAAAGATCAGAAGGAATCTCAAGGATTGGGAATGATGAGTTCTTTTACTGGAATTACGACTTTTGACAATAGAAATGTATTTCAATTATTGGACCAAGGTCGAGGTTTAGGGGGAATTATTTACGGAAAAAAGGGAGGCTATGAAGACATTCTTTGGACTTCGGCGGCTTTTGCGAGATTGTATCTGGAATTTTTGGATATATGGTGTTTTGATTTAAAATTACCTGTATATTTGAGATCTTATACTTTAGAGAATTTTAATGATATTAAGTATTTTAAAAATAAGTATAAGCCTTATTTAGAATTAGATAAAGATACTCCATTTGCAAAATGGCTTCAAGGTAAGAATGGAAATGTGTTTTGTTATTCTAGTTCCGTGATAGAGTCGATAATCAGCGGGGTTCCTTATATTTGTGTCCAAGGTATCATTGAAGATCGATTAGAATTTCACCAGCCTAGAAAAGAGCTGGCGGATGTTCGCGGTGAGTTATACAATTATACGTATAAACCTAAGTCGATTGAAGAGCTCGTTGAACTTGCAAAAAAGGCATATCAGGGTAAACTCCCCTTAAAAGCTTCTCCTAATAGTTCGGCTAAATTAAAAAAACTACTTTCTGACTATTATGGCTATCCGAAAGAAGAACCTTCCTCCTGGATATTGGCAAAACGAATCGATGCTTTGATTCGAGATAAGAAAAAAAATAATCAATCTTTTAATCTCTCTAGATTTAAAGATTATGCTAGATCTTGCTACAATGTGTTGCAACACCTGAAACCGAAAATGTTTAAAACTTTAAATGATTACCATTTAATGCCCTGGGACAAAAAAGATAGAATGTATGCAGAGGAACATTTCAATACATTAGAAGGAATTACGAAATCATGA
- a CDS encoding cytidylyltransferase domain-containing protein, which produces MKVGILIQARMGSTRLPGKIALPFGDTTILGFMLERLKFSKFQENVVVLTTEENIDDKTEEIAKKNGVSVFRGSSNDLIQRYLKAAKRHNLDIIVRLTGDCPLIDSKIVDSMVSLFLYNEGRVEFLTNCFQRTFARGMDVEIFTLSLLEKLDLICHLPYEREHIVPYIEENAGEFKFFEYPNERDDSKYRLTIDTVEDYETLKFCISYFSSKEFSYNDLIRMIEQNPSIIKNQTVHHRAYTE; this is translated from the coding sequence TTGAAAGTAGGTATTTTAATTCAAGCAAGAATGGGGTCTACGAGGCTTCCAGGCAAAATCGCACTTCCATTTGGCGATACAACGATCCTGGGTTTTATGTTAGAACGTCTTAAGTTTTCTAAATTTCAGGAGAATGTTGTCGTTCTTACTACAGAAGAAAACATAGATGATAAAACCGAAGAGATAGCCAAGAAAAATGGAGTGAGCGTTTTTCGTGGATCTTCGAATGATTTGATTCAAAGGTATTTGAAGGCAGCCAAACGACACAATCTGGATATTATTGTTCGATTGACAGGAGACTGCCCTCTAATCGACTCAAAAATCGTGGATTCAATGGTCAGTTTATTTTTATATAATGAAGGGCGGGTTGAGTTTTTAACAAATTGTTTTCAACGGACTTTTGCTCGAGGGATGGATGTTGAAATTTTTACATTATCTTTATTAGAAAAATTAGATTTGATTTGTCATCTTCCTTATGAAAGAGAGCACATCGTTCCCTATATCGAGGAGAATGCCGGAGAATTTAAGTTTTTTGAATATCCAAATGAAAGGGACGATTCGAAGTATCGTTTGACTATCGATACGGTAGAAGACTATGAAACCTTAAAATTCTGTATATCATATTTTTCATCTAAAGAATTTAGTTACAATGATTTGATTCGAATGATTGAACAAAATCCATCTATCATTAAAAACCAAACCGTTCACCATAGGGCATATACAGAATGA
- a CDS encoding DUF4910 domain-containing protein has product MNFQSIDKIYEHIVALCEFDRLPGSEEYDLSLDYVLTQIRSLDCQYKILDFPGEATYWNWSLPLGTSHWKDGRKNTQVKFNRNRNLKLLEVVVSGESEKEIFFITHLCHPKPSANDNASGPGMLIELIRYFAENKPELSLRFLFTVEYWGTVAYFSKFLESRKNCIAGISLDMVGGDQNLAGSTMIVDEIPHHLTSNLDLFLYDHMQRLAHTGSYRMVGEPILWARTQKVFYTGGSDHYILNDSTVAIPSTCLNTYPDRFYHRPEDTPDKISKDTLNLFFSTVIHAIPDFAKSLNQDKERSVLLNFASIQKDLVRYLNEKIQSSEKPHLKKDSFMICHFLNLFERKAEIQNSKERTQLFQLMDQLYLRSFGISLQEKSIGGTPKFEKTYLGPLYRNQLFTIISDEEKNRLLNFQFIDPLYFAKCELSINYLTLGYEIDEISWLVDYHYKSNNALLDGLTFFLDLLKNYKYLKKLH; this is encoded by the coding sequence ATGAATTTTCAATCTATAGATAAAATATATGAACACATAGTAGCACTTTGTGAATTTGATAGACTACCTGGATCTGAAGAATACGATTTATCATTAGATTATGTTCTTACACAAATAAGATCTTTAGATTGCCAGTATAAAATTCTTGATTTTCCTGGAGAGGCGACTTACTGGAATTGGAGTCTTCCACTCGGTACGTCTCATTGGAAGGATGGTCGAAAAAATACCCAGGTTAAATTTAATAGGAATAGAAATTTAAAATTGCTGGAAGTTGTTGTTTCGGGAGAAAGCGAAAAGGAAATTTTCTTTATTACCCATTTATGCCATCCTAAACCTTCCGCCAATGATAATGCTTCTGGACCTGGGATGTTGATCGAATTGATTCGATACTTTGCTGAAAATAAACCAGAACTTTCCCTTCGATTTCTTTTTACCGTTGAATATTGGGGAACCGTTGCTTATTTTTCAAAGTTTTTAGAGTCAAGAAAGAATTGTATTGCCGGTATTTCTTTGGATATGGTTGGAGGAGACCAAAATTTGGCAGGATCCACTATGATTGTGGATGAAATTCCGCATCACCTAACAAGTAACTTGGATTTATTTTTATATGATCATATGCAAAGGCTTGCGCACACTGGAAGTTATAGAATGGTTGGGGAGCCAATACTATGGGCGAGAACTCAAAAAGTCTTTTATACAGGTGGAAGTGATCATTATATTTTAAACGACTCGACGGTCGCAATCCCATCGACGTGTTTGAATACTTACCCGGATCGTTTTTATCATAGACCGGAAGATACTCCGGACAAAATTTCGAAAGATACTTTAAATTTATTTTTTTCCACTGTGATTCATGCTATTCCCGATTTTGCGAAGTCTCTAAATCAAGACAAAGAACGATCCGTACTTTTGAATTTTGCTTCCATTCAAAAGGATTTGGTTCGCTATTTGAATGAAAAAATTCAATCTTCTGAAAAGCCACATCTAAAAAAAGATAGTTTTATGATTTGCCATTTTTTGAATCTTTTTGAAAGAAAGGCTGAAATTCAAAATTCGAAAGAAAGAACTCAACTCTTTCAATTGATGGATCAATTGTATTTGAGAAGCTTTGGGATTTCGCTTCAAGAAAAATCAATTGGCGGTACACCTAAATTTGAAAAAACGTATTTAGGACCACTTTACCGAAATCAATTATTTACCATTATTTCTGACGAGGAAAAAAATCGGCTTTTAAATTTTCAATTCATCGACCCGTTATACTTTGCTAAATGTGAGTTATCTATAAATTATCTGACTTTAGGTTATGAAATAGATGAAATTTCATGGTTAGTGGATTACCACTATAAAAGTAATAACGCTTTATTAGATGGGTTAACTTTTTTCTTAGATCTTCTGAAAAATTACAAATATTTAAAAAAACTGCATTGA
- a CDS encoding transposase, translated as MKEAFKKFWSFHYRATLKSFSNISISLATHSKLKPIIRVAKMIKENLKFILIYFSYRITNVGSENTNSGIQKIKSNTRGFKNFQFFRISILFYLGDLAFYP; from the coding sequence ATCAAAGAAGCCTTTAAGAAATTCTGGTCTTTCCATTACAGGGCAACGCTGAAAAGTTTTTCAAACATTAGTATTTCTTTAGCTACTCATTCTAAGTTAAAACCAATCATCAGAGTTGCAAAAATGATTAAGGAAAATTTAAAGTTTATTCTTATCTACTTTTCTTATCGAATTACCAACGTTGGTTCAGAAAATACTAATTCTGGAATTCAAAAAATCAAATCTAACACAAGAGGTTTTAAAAACTTCCAATTCTTTCGCATCTCTATTCTCTTTTATTTGGGCGATCTGGCATTTTACCCATGA
- a CDS encoding transferase hexapeptide repeat protein: MIISIGENTLLKLLISQISNNFLCDILEEDILKQALVPALTRSELCFKENVKKYYWTESGDLIFSPFHSDQYATFLYFLGQTLWKEYNNTVLADKVYCLNKMLNSFDLFYKVELPQVFACIHPVGSVIGRALFGNYFIFQQNCNVGENGGKNPVIGDFVWLCANSSVIGSSKIGNNVIISSGSIVKDQEVPDNSIVFGISPNLIFKNKPIDYFYQQSPFKSHVKASISGEF; this comes from the coding sequence ATGATTATATCTATTGGTGAAAATACATTACTGAAACTTTTAATCAGTCAGATTTCTAACAATTTTCTTTGTGATATTTTAGAAGAAGATATTTTAAAACAAGCTTTGGTCCCTGCCTTAACGAGATCTGAGTTATGTTTTAAGGAAAATGTAAAAAAGTATTATTGGACTGAGTCAGGAGACTTAATATTTAGTCCTTTTCATTCAGATCAGTATGCGACATTTCTTTATTTTCTTGGGCAAACATTATGGAAGGAATATAATAATACTGTTCTTGCTGACAAAGTTTATTGTTTAAATAAAATGTTAAATTCATTTGATCTTTTTTATAAAGTTGAACTTCCTCAAGTTTTTGCTTGTATTCACCCTGTTGGTAGTGTAATTGGACGAGCTTTATTTGGTAATTACTTTATTTTTCAACAAAACTGCAATGTTGGAGAGAATGGAGGAAAAAATCCTGTCATTGGAGATTTTGTTTGGTTGTGTGCGAATTCAAGTGTAATTGGTTCATCCAAAATTGGTAACAACGTGATTATTTCCTCTGGTTCAATAGTTAAGGATCAAGAAGTTCCTGATAATTCTATTGTATTTGGGATTTCACCTAATCTTATATTTAAAAATAAGCCAATTGACTATTTTTATCAGCAAAGTCCGTTTAAATCGCATGTTAAAGCTTCAATTTCTGGAGAATTTTAA
- a CDS encoding class I SAM-dependent methyltransferase: MAVKKCFEHFGGQWLKPNPDHTRDLLSLIANYIHEGDELLDICCGHGRLTIPLIQAGYTVLGIDISEIVIDYGRILCAKSGIKSDPFVVGSMKNLPFSKESFHFSFCVWSSFNFMVTFEDQISSLNEMHRILKPNGKALIECALHEEAGSVQEISTDAVSYEYFPFTPEEFEKLGSKSLFSRTNISIEILAGRKRTVAIFEK; encoded by the coding sequence ATGGCTGTTAAAAAATGCTTTGAACATTTTGGTGGACAATGGCTCAAACCAAATCCGGATCATACAAGAGATTTATTATCTCTAATTGCGAACTATATTCACGAAGGAGATGAACTTCTTGATATTTGTTGTGGTCATGGGCGCTTAACGATACCGTTAATTCAAGCTGGTTATACAGTTTTAGGAATCGATATTTCAGAAATTGTTATTGATTATGGTCGTATTCTATGTGCTAAAAGCGGCATCAAGTCTGATCCATTTGTAGTTGGTAGCATGAAGAATTTACCATTTTCAAAAGAAAGTTTTCATTTTAGTTTCTGTGTTTGGTCCAGCTTTAATTTTATGGTTACTTTTGAAGATCAGATAAGTTCTTTGAATGAAATGCATAGAATACTTAAACCTAATGGAAAGGCCTTGATTGAATGTGCTCTCCATGAAGAAGCAGGAAGTGTACAAGAGATTTCCACTGACGCAGTTAGCTATGAATATTTTCCGTTTACTCCGGAAGAATTTGAAAAACTTGGATCAAAGTCTTTATTTTCTCGAACTAATATTTCAATAGAAATTTTAGCAGGAAGAAAGCGTACTGTTGCAATTTTTGAAAAATGA